The genomic region AACCCCAAAAATGTCCTGTAGAGGTTCATTCCTGCTACCCAGTCCTGCATGGGATACTTCTCGAAGCAGAAGGTGTGGTTGAACCGGTCCTGGAAGAGCTCATCGTGGAAGAGTGGAGCAGAGTTGGCAATAATCTCAATGATCCACACCATGGCGCTGACCATGACCGCTGCAGGAGGTCCAGGAGAGGACGGAGAAGAAGAAATATTAGACTTTGTAATAATTTGGGGAGCTCTTGTGAATATGTTTTAGGGGTGATCCCATCCTTAATCCTACATACCTGTTTTGATTCGTCGGACCTTGGCGAAGCGCAGAGGATACGCCACAGCCAGGTACCGGTCCAGTGATATACAGCAGAGAAAGGCGATGCTGACGTAGATATTAGTGTAGAAGATGAAGCCGaacagcttgcagctctcctgACCGTGGATCCAGTTATCGTGGTGGAGGAAGTAGTCGATCCAAAGAGGAAGCGTGATGATGTAGAGGAGGTCGGCTACTGACAGGTTGATCAGGTAGACGCCGAGCTCGTTGCGTTGACGgacctggaggagaggagagaacgGAGAGGAGAAATGAAGTTTAGGGAGGAGATAAGAGTGTGTCGTGTGTTGTTTAacttctgttttactttggGGTCTCATACAAATGATCATATTCCAGAGAGGTGGACGGATATTTCTGAGGCAGCAGTTcaactttccttttcttttggtttccttgatttgatttgtcaGCTCTTGATAGAAACCAAGCTACAAGGAGAAATCTCTGTTTCCCATGCTGTATTGATATTCCAATGTTAATATTTAGGCAGAACCGCCCTGGTAAATAAACTGCACGCCAAgtatattcatgtttttggaTTCAGTTCAGGTGTTTGTCGGTTCTGAAGCCGATGGCTCTCATCGATGACGAGCACTGAGGAGAAACCAAAATGCACCTCTGACACAGAAGTGGCGGAGGCAAAACAATAATCTAAAGTTGAACTGTCGATTGCTTTTCATAACGTTTGTGCCTGAAAAAATATGAGATAGTGAACTCGCTTGAATGAAAAGTCAATAACAATTCGTACTGCTGCTGCCAAAGCAAACTGACAGTCTGTGGGAAATGCTGGAAATGATTGGATGCTGGATGGGAAAATATCCCCAGAACTGTACAGCAGCGTCAGACACGTTACACGGAACATCTCCTATTACACAGTGTGAACATAAACATGTTAACTGTTACTTTATAATCACGGTAAGTAGCGAGATCACGCATTACATGACTTCTGAAGTAattcacagaaaacaaaacactgttgttttaaatgcaGCACAAAGGAAAGCCAGCATGTGGAGGCTCGACAGCTGAGTGTTCATTCATAAAAAACAGTAATTgacaatcaaaatcaaatgttgaAGTCTGAGTCTAACATTAGCATCGCTGTCAGTGCTGAAAGCCGTGAATTGTGAATTTGGCAAATCGGGACATCTTGACCGTTCCACTGTTTGAAAAAAACGTATTACAGTCACAGTTACTGGacaggtggtgtgtgtgtgtgtgtgtgtgtgtgtgtgtgtgtgtcctcacctgCATGTAGGCAGCCCACAGGGCCATGCAGTTAGTGGGCAGCCCCAGAACAATGACTATGATGTAGAGCGTGGGCTGGAAGAACAGGTCCACCTTACTGTCCACATTACAGAACGAGATGTTGCACATTGTCCTGTGTGGAACactctgggtgtgtgtgtgtgtgtggtcggtgtgtgtgtgagatgtgtgttCAGCTACTCTCAGCTCCGAGTGTCCCTCTGTAGTTTCACTATAttccagctccagcagtttgACAGTGACATGCCGACTCTGGCGTCCCGCTCGGCTACCACACGGCTGTCCAACCTGTCATTTCGGTCGCATTTCATGGTTCCTCGCTAAACCACCGTCCTTCTCACCCAGAGGGCTCGATGTGTCATAATCCTCTCTCGCGCTTCAAAGCCAGCCCCCGCGTCCCTCAGCACGGAGGAAAGGaggggaagaaaggaaggagcGAGGGATAAAATGTGGTGAAATGGAAGCTGCCTTATCGACGCTGCGCCAGGCCTCCTGCGCCTGGACAGGGCCTCATCAATCTTTTAGAGATTAGAGGTCTGCCAGGTCCACTGTGAGAGGGAGAGGCTcgacatcagtgtgtgtgggtgtgtgtgtgggtgtgtctcAAGGCCGTGATGACACATAAAACTCCTCCGGGATGCCTCGAACCGAAATACAGGAATGACTTTACAGAGCTTCACCACTCTGGAGCCGACAGGCCGGCCATATACTCCAAACTCCTGAGCATctgcaagagagagagacagagacacactgtTAGATTGTGATGCATCGCAAATACACGTCCTACAAAACATCCTGACCTGCTTCAAATAATGAAACTTGCACAGATAAAGAGGACAGCTTCAATGACCCGATTGCAATAAAGGTGTAAATTG from Sparus aurata chromosome 2, fSpaAur1.1, whole genome shotgun sequence harbors:
- the gpr4 gene encoding G-protein coupled receptor 4, which codes for MCNISFCNVDSKVDLFFQPTLYIIVIVLGLPTNCMALWAAYMQVRQRNELGVYLINLSVADLLYIITLPLWIDYFLHHDNWIHGQESCKLFGFIFYTNIYVSIAFLCCISLDRYLAVAYPLRFAKVRRIKTAVMVSAMVWIIEIIANSAPLFHDELFQDRFNHTFCFEKYPMQDWVAGMNLYRTFLGFLAPWTAMLVAYRGILAAVRCNVSTERQEKAKIQRLALSLILIVLLCFGPYHILLLVRSVMFLRKPCDCGSEESLFAAYHVSLALTSLNCVADPILYCFVNEGARHDVGRALSALLSAACNRGSSSSPSHVDILNAGSVTMETPLSAKKQPCVYADGNNKTSSYKTELVALKEECLQMSILSVKK